A single Lolium perenne isolate Kyuss_39 chromosome 6, Kyuss_2.0, whole genome shotgun sequence DNA region contains:
- the LOC127307972 gene encoding uncharacterized protein isoform X2 produces the protein MLRIESPLYYPPVAGPRWRICACGNIQQGTSLHEAEVNLYSYGERKNKYDGAYIDRDGEARTFDRKKMSRKRTGAMRGRGWKYGSGFVDGVFPVLSPMAQDILELVQKGTDVAKVWESLDSIPATHSLWDDILNVAVQLRLNRQWDPIITVCEWIVYRSSFRPDVICYNLLIDAYGRKRQLDKAEAMYTALLEARCVPTEDTYALLLRAYCNVGSLHRAEGVISEMREHGIPPSATVYNAYLDGLLKARCTEKAVEVYQKMKRDRCRTNTETYTLMINVYGKSKQPMSAMKVFNEMQSIGCKANICTYTALVNAFAREGLCEKAEEVFEEMQQAGHEPDVYAYNALMEAYSRAGFPQGASEIFTLMQHMGCEPDRASYNILVDAYGRAGRHREAEAVFESLKKHGMAPTMKSHMLLLSAHARSGNVARCEEVMAQLHKSSLTPDTFALNAMLNAYGRAGRLDDMERLLAAMEHGGSCDVSTYNVVVNAYGRAGYLERMEAAFAAMQGKRGIAADVVTWTSRMGAYARKKEYRRCLEIFEEMVDAGCYPDAGTAKVLVAACSDERQVEQVTAIVRSMHKEAKTLFTI, from the exons AT GTTGAGGATAGAGTCACCATTGTATTATCCTCCGGTCGCAGGACCAAGATGGCGAATCTGTGCTTGCGGAAACATCCAGCAAGGAACTTCCCTGCACGAAGCAGAGGTGAACTTATATAGCTACGGCGAAAGGAAGAACAAATACGACGGCGCTTACATTGACAGAGATGGTGAGGCGAGGACCTTCGACCGAAAGAAAATGTCACGGAAAAGAA CGGGTGCAATGAGAGGCCGAGGTTGGAAGTACGGCTCTGGATTTGTGGACGGAGTCTTCCCCGTGCTCAGTCCAATGGCACAGGACATCTTAGAACTCGTCCAGAAGGGAACAGACGTTGCCAAAGTCTGGGAGTCGCTGGACAGCATCCCTGCCACGCACAgcctgtgggacgacatcctcaaCGTCGCCGTCCAGCTCCGGCTGAACCGGCAGTGGGATCCGATCATAACA GTCTGCGAGTGGATCGTGTACCGGAGCTCCTTCCGCCCGGACGTCATCTGCTACAACCTGCTCATAGACGCCTATGGCCGGAAGCGGCAGCTGGACAAGGCAGAGGCTATGTACACGGCTCTGCTGGAGGCGCGGTGTGTGCCGACAGAGGACACCTACGCCCTCCTCTTGCGAGCTTACTGCAATGTTGGGTCCCTGCACCGGGCAGAAGGCGTGATCTCGGAGATGCGGGAGCACGGGATCCCTCCAA GCGCAACCGTATACAACGCGTACCTCGACGGGTTGCTGAAGGCGAGATGCACCGAGAAGGCGGTCGAGGTGTATCAGAAGATGAAGAGGGATCGATGCCGAACGAACACGGAGACGTACACCCTGATGATCAATGTGTATGGCAAG TCGAAGCAGCCAATGTCGGCGATGAAGGTCTTCAACGAGATGCAATCGATCGGGTGCAAGGCCAACATCTGCACCTACACGGCGCTGGTGAACGCGTTCGCGAGGGAAGGGCTGTGCGAGAAGGCGGAGGAGGTGTTCGAGGAGATGCAGCAGGCCGGGCACGAGCCTGATGTCTACGCCTACAACGCCCTCATGGAGGCTTACAG CCGCGCGGGGTTCCCGCAAGGCGCTTCGGAGATCTTCACCCTGATGCAGCACATGGGGTGCGAGCCTGACAGAGCTTCGTACAACATCCTGGTGGACGCCTATGGAAGAGCCGGTCGCCACCGAG AAGCGGAGGCTGTGTTCGAGTCGCTGAAGAAGCACGGGATGGCGCCGACGATGAAGTCGCACATGCTGCTGCTGTCGGCGCACGCCAGGTCCGGCAACGTGGCGCGGTGCGAGGAGGTGATGGCGCAACTGCACAAGTCCAGCCTCACACCGGACACCTTCGCCCTCAACGCCATGCTCAACGCGTACGGCCGCGCCGGGCGGCTCGACGACATGGAGCGCCTCCTCGCCGCCATGGAACACGGAGGGTCCTGCGACGTCAGCACGTACAACGTGGTGGTGAACGCGTACGGCCGCGCGGGGTACCTGGAGAGGATGGAGGCGGCGTTCGCGGCGATGCAAGGGAAGAGGGGGATCGCCGCCGACGTGGTGACGTGGACGTCCCGCATGGGCGCGTACGCGAGGAAGAAGGAGTACAGGAGGTGCCTGGAGATCTTCGAGGAGATGGTGGACGCCGGGTGCTACCCGGACGCCGGGACGGCCAAGGTGCTCGTGGCGGCGTGCTCCGACGAGCGACAGGTGGAGCAGGTCACGGCCATCGTCAGGTCCATGCACAAGGAGGCCAAGACATTGTTCACCATATGA
- the LOC127307972 gene encoding uncharacterized protein isoform X1, producing MLRIESPLYYPPVAGPRWRICACGNIQQGTSLHEAEVNLYSYGERKNKYDGAYIDRDGEARTFDRKKMSRKRTGAMRGRGWKYGSGFVDGVFPVLSPMAQDILELVQKGTDVAKVWESLDSIPATHSLWDDILNVAVQLRLNRQWDPIITVCEWIVYRSSFRPDVICYNLLIDAYGRKRQLDKAEAMYTALLEARCVPTEDTYALLLRAYCNVGSLHRAEGVISEMREHGIPPSATVYNAYLDGLLKARCTEKAVEVYQKMKRDRCRTNTETYTLMINVYGKSKQPMSAMKVFNEMQSIGCKANICTYTALVNAFAREGLCEKAEEVFEEMQQAGHEPDVYAYNALMEAYSRAGFPQGASEIFTLMQHMGCEPDRASYNILVDAYGRAGRHREAEAVFESLKKHGMAPTMKSHMLLLSAHARSGNVARCEEVMAQLHKSSLTPDTFALNAMLNAYGRAGRLDDMERLLAAMEHGGSCDVSTYNVVVNAYGRAGYLERMEAAFAAMQGKRGIAADVVTWTSRMGAYARKKEYRRCLEIFEEMVDAGCYPDAGTAKVLVAACSDERQVEQVTAIVRSMHKEAKTLFTI from the exons GTTGAGGATAGAGTCACCATTGTATTATCCTCCGGTCGCAGGACCAAGATGGCGAATCTGTGCTTGCGGAAACATCCAGCAAGGAACTTCCCTGCACGAAGCAGAGGTGAACTTATATAGCTACGGCGAAAGGAAGAACAAATACGACGGCGCTTACATTGACAGAGATGGTGAGGCGAGGACCTTCGACCGAAAGAAAATGTCACGGAAAAGAA CGGGTGCAATGAGAGGCCGAGGTTGGAAGTACGGCTCTGGATTTGTGGACGGAGTCTTCCCCGTGCTCAGTCCAATGGCACAGGACATCTTAGAACTCGTCCAGAAGGGAACAGACGTTGCCAAAGTCTGGGAGTCGCTGGACAGCATCCCTGCCACGCACAgcctgtgggacgacatcctcaaCGTCGCCGTCCAGCTCCGGCTGAACCGGCAGTGGGATCCGATCATAACA GTCTGCGAGTGGATCGTGTACCGGAGCTCCTTCCGCCCGGACGTCATCTGCTACAACCTGCTCATAGACGCCTATGGCCGGAAGCGGCAGCTGGACAAGGCAGAGGCTATGTACACGGCTCTGCTGGAGGCGCGGTGTGTGCCGACAGAGGACACCTACGCCCTCCTCTTGCGAGCTTACTGCAATGTTGGGTCCCTGCACCGGGCAGAAGGCGTGATCTCGGAGATGCGGGAGCACGGGATCCCTCCAA GCGCAACCGTATACAACGCGTACCTCGACGGGTTGCTGAAGGCGAGATGCACCGAGAAGGCGGTCGAGGTGTATCAGAAGATGAAGAGGGATCGATGCCGAACGAACACGGAGACGTACACCCTGATGATCAATGTGTATGGCAAG TCGAAGCAGCCAATGTCGGCGATGAAGGTCTTCAACGAGATGCAATCGATCGGGTGCAAGGCCAACATCTGCACCTACACGGCGCTGGTGAACGCGTTCGCGAGGGAAGGGCTGTGCGAGAAGGCGGAGGAGGTGTTCGAGGAGATGCAGCAGGCCGGGCACGAGCCTGATGTCTACGCCTACAACGCCCTCATGGAGGCTTACAG CCGCGCGGGGTTCCCGCAAGGCGCTTCGGAGATCTTCACCCTGATGCAGCACATGGGGTGCGAGCCTGACAGAGCTTCGTACAACATCCTGGTGGACGCCTATGGAAGAGCCGGTCGCCACCGAG AAGCGGAGGCTGTGTTCGAGTCGCTGAAGAAGCACGGGATGGCGCCGACGATGAAGTCGCACATGCTGCTGCTGTCGGCGCACGCCAGGTCCGGCAACGTGGCGCGGTGCGAGGAGGTGATGGCGCAACTGCACAAGTCCAGCCTCACACCGGACACCTTCGCCCTCAACGCCATGCTCAACGCGTACGGCCGCGCCGGGCGGCTCGACGACATGGAGCGCCTCCTCGCCGCCATGGAACACGGAGGGTCCTGCGACGTCAGCACGTACAACGTGGTGGTGAACGCGTACGGCCGCGCGGGGTACCTGGAGAGGATGGAGGCGGCGTTCGCGGCGATGCAAGGGAAGAGGGGGATCGCCGCCGACGTGGTGACGTGGACGTCCCGCATGGGCGCGTACGCGAGGAAGAAGGAGTACAGGAGGTGCCTGGAGATCTTCGAGGAGATGGTGGACGCCGGGTGCTACCCGGACGCCGGGACGGCCAAGGTGCTCGTGGCGGCGTGCTCCGACGAGCGACAGGTGGAGCAGGTCACGGCCATCGTCAGGTCCATGCACAAGGAGGCCAAGACATTGTTCACCATATGA